The stretch of DNA AGCATCGCCCAGGTGCCGGCGCGCGACGTCAGCTTCAAGGAGACCGAAAGCCTCCCAAAGCCTGACGAGAACGTGCGCGTGGTAGCCCGCGTGGCGTTCATCAACCACCTGATTGATGCGGACATGCTCAGCGACGTCGACCCTTCGCTGTCGAGCCTCAGCGCCGAGCAGAAGCGCGAGTTCATCAAGCGCATGGCGCCGGAGCGCCGCGCTGCGCCGATCGGCCCGGTGCAGATCCGCTCGAAACTCGGTACTGCCGTGGAGTTCACCCTGTACCCGCTGTGCATGGATTCCGATGCGATGGCGGCCTACATCGCCAACGGCGATCTGGACACCATCCGCGAGGAAGTCGGCAATCGCATCAAGGACGCGCGCGCCGATGGCTACAGCGTGGCCGGGCTGGGCATGTACACCTCGATCGTCACCAACAACTGCCAGGCCCTGAAAATTCCTGACATGGCACTGACTTCGGGCAATGCGCTGACCATCGGCATGGGCCTGGAAGCGATCGAGCAGGGCTGTAAACAGCAAGGCCTGGAGCTGGGCCAGCAGACCGCCGCCGTGGTCGGTGCCGCTGGCAACATTGCCTCGACCTACGCCTCGCTGCTGTCCACCAGCGTTGAACACCTGATCCTGATCGGCAGTGGTCGCGACGGCTCGCTGCGGCGCCTGGAGAAAACCGCGCAGCAGATTTACGCCGAAGCCGCCCGCGCGATTCTCAAGGGTGTCGTCGAGCACGATCGCCTCGCCACTCGCCTGCAGCAACTGCGGGGTATCGATGCCTTGTTGCAAGCCCATGGCAACAGTGCCGACCTCGGTCAGCGCGTGGCGCAACTGGTCGACGAGCAACTGGGGGCCAACGCCTTCATCACCGTCAGCAATGACCTGAGTGTCCTGAAACAGGCGCGCATCGTGCTCTGCGCGGCGAATGCACCACAGGCGTTTCTCGGCGCCGAGCACTTTGCCGAGAACAGCGTGATCTGCGACATCGCGGTACCGCTGAACGTCGACCAGAACCTCGCGAGCCAGCGTTCCGACGTGCTGTACATGCACGGCGGGATTGTCCAGACGCCGATGGGCGACGGCCTGGCCCACAACGTGCGCGCCTACCTCAAGCAAGGGCAACTGTATGCCTGCATGGCGGAGTCGGTGTTGATGGGCTTGTCCGGAATGAAACAGCACTACTCCTACGGCGACATCAGCCGCGAGCAAGTGCAGCAGATCCGTGCGCTGGCCGCGACCCATGGCTTCAGCCTCGCCCAGTTCAAAACCGACAACTCGCTGTAAGGAACGGTCATGCCGAACAAAGTAGCAGTAGTGACCGGCGGCAGCCGTGGCATCGGCCGGGCGATTGTCCTGGCGCTGGCGGGTGCCGGTTATCACGTCGCGTTCAGTTATGTGCGTGATGAAGTGGCCGCGATGGCCTTGCGCGATGAGGTGCAGGCGTCGGGTGTGGATTGCCTGGCGCTGCAATGCGATATCAGCAGCGGCGACAGCATCCAGTCATTCTTCGGGCGGGTCGAGGCGCATTTCCAGCGTGTCGATCTGCTGGTCAACAACGCCGGCATTACCCGTGACGGCTTGCTGGCGACGATGCCCGTGCGTGACATCGTCGACGTGATCCAGACCAATCTGGTCGGCACCTTGCTCTGCTGTCAGCAAGTGCTGCCGGGCATGTTGCGCCAGCGCAGTGGTTGCATCGTCAATATCAGTTCGGTCGCCGCGCAAAAGCCCGGCAAGGGCCAGAGCAACTACGCCGCGGCCAAGGGCGGGGTCGAGGCCATGACCCGCGCGCTGGCGGTCGAGCTGGCGCCGCGCAACATTCGGGTCAACGCGGTGGCCCCGGGCATCGTCAAGACCGAGATGAGCACGGCGCTGATCGGTAGCCAGGAGGAGCAAATCCAGTCGCGGCTGCTGATCAAGCGTTACGCCGAACCGGAGGAGATTGCCGAAGCGGTGTTGTACCTCGCCGACCGGGGCCTGTACCTGACCGGGGAGGTCCTGCCGGTGAACGGCGGGTTGAAAATGCCATGAGCCGCACCATTCTGATTACCGGTGCGGCCAAGGGCATCGGCCGCGCGGTGGCCGAGGACTTCGCGGCCAATGGCGACAATCACCTGATCCTGCTGGACCTCGACTTGCCACAGCTGCAGGGCTGGGTCGATGAGCAGCAGGAGCGGATCAAGGCGCGGGTCGAGACCCACGCGGCGAACATCGCCGACCTGCCGGCCATGGAAGCGTTCTTCAAGCAGCTCGGCACCCAGGTCCGGCAGGTCGACGTGTTGGTCAACAGCGCCGGCATCTGCAACGAAAACGAGCCTGAGGATCTGCATAACTGGCACAAGGTGATTTCGGTCAACCTCAACGGTACGTTCTACGTCACCTCGTTGTGCCTGGCGCTGATTCCGGATCGCGGACGGATCATCAACATGTCCTCGATCCTCGGGCGTGCCGGCAAGGTGCGCAATACCGCGTACTGCGCTTCCAAACACGGCATCGTCGGCATGACCAAGGCCCTGGCGCTGGACCTGGCCTCGCGGCAGATCACGGTCAATGCGATTCTGCCGGCGTGGATCGATACCCCGATGCTGCAGGGCGAACTGGCGACGCAAGCGGCGATTGCCGGTTTGACCCAGGAACAGATCGTGCGCAACGCGAAGAAAAAACTGCCGATGCGCCGCTTCATCCAGAGCGAAGAAGTGGCCGCGATGGTGCGTTACCTGGCCAGTCCTGAAGCGGGAGGGGTCACGGCCCAGAGCCTGGTGATCGATGGCGGCGTCGGGTTGGGAATGTAAGCGATGCCAGGATCTATCAACCGCATCGCGTGGACGGTGTGGGCGTGCATGGCTGCTCCGGCGGCCCTCGCGGCCCTGGAAGTCGACGACCTCAAGCCCGATTACGCCGACGCCGAAATCGGCGTGGCCACGGCTCTGCGCCTGCACGGTGACGATCAGGTCACGCAGAAGGCCATGTATTTCAAAGCCAATCTGGAGGACAACTGGGACGGCGGCTATTACAAGGCCAAGGGCCGGGTGCGCTATGACGCGCGCTACGACGGCAACAATCCGTACAGCGAGCGGGCCCGGGAAAAGTACCGCTTCGACGCCGATTGGCGGCATCTGTATGTCGGCCATTCGCTGGGCGACGGTGAAGTGACGGTCGGCTGGCAACAGGTGGTCTGGGGGCGTGCGGACGAGTTGCGCGTGCTGGATCAGATCAACCCGCTGGACTACCGCGATGGCTTGACCCCGCTGCTCGAAGACAGCCGCATCGCCGTGCCGATGGTGCGCGTGGCGCAGCCCTTGGGCGAGTGGGAGCTGGAGGCGCTGTGGATCACCGATTTCGTCAAGAACCAGCCGCCGGTGGCGGGCAGCGAGTTCGCCGCGCCGCTGTTTGCGGCACCGGATCCCGAGTATTTCCTGCTCGACTCCAAACCCGGTTATGACGGCGACAAGGGCTATGGCTACGGCTTGAGTGCCAACGGCCGGATCGGTGCGGTGGATACCAGTTTCGTCGCGCTGAGCGCGCGCCAGCAGGACCCGGTGTACGCCGTCGAAGGCGTGGCCGATGACGGTCGTACGCGCCTTGAGCGGCAGTTTGCGCGTTACACCATGGGCGGTGCCGGGCTGGCGATCGATGCCGGGCACAGCATCGTGGTGCGTAGCGAAGTCGCCTGGTTCGACAACTGGCGCGTGACCAATCCGACCCGCGCCTACGGGGCCGACAGCACCTCGATGGTCAAATCGCTGCTGGGGGTCGACTACCTGTGGCGTGACTGGCTGATCTCCGCGCAATGGCAGGAGCAGGTGTTGCTCGACTGGCAGGACGGCATGTTGCAGGACAAGCGCGAGCCGCTGTTCACCCTGTCGGCCGAGGGCACCCATCTACAGGATCGTCTCAAGAGCCGACTGGTGGCGGCCGCCTCGCCGCCGCTCAAGGACAACGCGTTGTTGCAGGGCATCTTCACCTACAAACCGGTGGACTACATCAAGCTGGGGCTGGAAGTGGACGTGTTCTTCGGCAAGCCCGACAGGGCCTTCGGCGAGTACAGCAAGCGCGATCAAGTGCGGCTGTCGGCCGGCTATCTGTTTTAACCCGTGACGCCTGCCTGCCGCCGGTGGCGCAGGCGCCAATCAATGTACTTATCCGACGAAAAGGGAATTGCGATGTTGCCACTTTTGAAAAGCCTGACCGCCACCGCGTTGATCCTCACTGGCGTCTGCGCCAGCGCTGCCGATGGCAGCAATGCCGATGAAATCGTTCGCCAGGTGCGCGACCGCAATGACGGTAAAAGCTTCATGTCCCAGGTGTCGCTGATTCTCCACGACAAGAAGGGCAATACCCGAGTTCGTGAGTTCACCTACCTGCAGAAGGACTACCCGGACAGCGACAAATTCAGCATGTATTTCTCCGCGCCAACCGACGTGCGCGATGTTGCGTTCCACATCGAAAACCCCCACGAAGCCCTGGGCCTGGAAGACAGCCAGTGGATGTACCTGCCGGTCAGCCGCCAGACCCGTCGGATCTCCACCACCGACAAGCGCGGTTCGTTCATGGGCAGCGAGTATTCCTATGCCGACCTGGACAAGATCCGGGTCAAGGATTACTCGCAGAAACTCGTCGGCGAGGAGCAGATCAAGGGCCGCGATTGCTACGTGATCGAGCGTGAACCGGCGTCCCCTGAAGTACTGGCCAAGACCGGTTACAACAAACTCAAGGTGTGGATCGACAAGCAGAACTTCCTGGTCATGCGCCAGGACTTCTTCGACGTCAAAGGCGTGCTGATCAAGCAGATGCGTACGCAGAAGGTCGAAACCATCGACGCGATCGACAGCGTCGTGCTCAGCGAAACCGAGCACTTCATCGATGGCACCCGCTCGGAAATGCGCTTCAACCAATTGCAGTACAACGTCCCGCTGGAAGACCGCCTGTTTACCCAGACCGCGATCAAGCGCGGCCTGAAAACCGGTGACCTGCCGGAATTTTCCGTGTCTGCCCGCTAAGCGCCGCTCCCGACGACCCTGGAACACATGATCATGGAAAGATATCTGAATTTCGTCGAGCGTTATGCGCGGGCGATTGTTTTCCTGCTGGTGGCGATTACCGCGTATTTCACCTATACGCTGGGCGCGCTGGTTTCGGACACCAACCCTTATCTGCTCAAGGAAAGCCATCCGGCGCGCAAGACCATCATAGATTTGCAGGGTGAATTCACCGGTACGTTCGACTCGGTGATGGTGGCGCTGAACAACCCGCAGACGGTCTTCAACAAGCAGACGCTCAATGCGCTGTTTTCGATGTCGCAGTCGGTGCGCAAGATGATTCTGGCCAACGATGCCGACAAGGAGCAACTGGCGCAAATCGTCGGCAAGTACCCGAATGACAGCCGCGCGCAGCTCTTGACCCGGGACATTCTCGAGGATGGTTTTTCCCAGAACGACTACGCCCAGGCCAAGGCCTTGCGTGACCATGCACAGAGCCAGAACTGGGACTCGCACGATCAGCTGTTCCTGACCTTCCTCGCCGAGCGGATCAACCCGATCCGCGAAATGGCCTCGATGGGGGATCTGGAAAACATCGTTCTGACCGACGACGGCGAGTTGTTGATCCACAAGACCCTCAACGCCTACGACATGGACCCGGCGGTGGTCGAGTCGCAGATCATGGGCAACGAGCTGATGGTCGACGGGGTAGTGTCGAAGGACAAGAAAGTCGCGATGCTGGTGGCCGAACTCGGCACCAAACAGGACGACGCCCAGGCGCAACTGCGTGCCTATCAGATCGTGCGCGGCATCGTTGCGCAGTATCAGGCCGAGCATCCCGAGTACAAGGACGAGATCTTCATTGCCGGCATGCCGATCTTCATCGCGGCCCAGCAGGAAATCATCGACCATGACCTGGCGGTGCTGTTTCCGATCGTGTTTCTGCTGATCACCCTGCTGCTGATGTTCTTCTTCCGCAAGCCGCTGGGCGTGCTGTTGCCGCTGTTCAATATCCTGTTCTGCACCATCTGGACTCTGGGCCTGATGGCGCTGTTGCGGGTGCCGTTCGATCTGTTGACCAGCGTATTGCCGGTGTTTCTGTTCACCATCTGCTGCTCGGACGCCATCCATGTGATGGCCGAATACTACGAGCAGAAAAGCGCCGGCAAGAGCAACCGCGAGGCCAACCGCGAAACCCAGCGCCTGATGGTGGTCCCGGTGGTGTTGACGACGGTGACGACCATCGCCACGTTCATGATTTCCACTACCAACAACATCGTCAGCATCCGCAACTTCGGCGTGTTCATGTCCATCGGCCTGACGGCGGCGCTGATCATTTCGCTGCTGCTGATTCCGGCGTGGATTTCCATCTGGGGCAAGGATCAGGCGCCGCAAGCCAAGGTCGAGGCCCACAAGGAATCGATCATCTCGCGTTATCTGGTGGCGTTCTGCGCCTGGATGATCCGCTTTCGCAAACCGATTCTCATGGTCATGCTGCCGTTGCTGGCGCTGGCCACGGTGTTCACCTTCCGCGTCGATATCGAAGACTCGGGCATCGCCTACTTCAAGCCGCAAAGTCATATCCGCGTGTCGGACCAGTTCATCAACCACGCCAAGGTCGCGGGCACGGCGCCGGGCTGGATCGCGATTGACAGCAAGGAACCGCGCGGAGTGCTGACCACCGAAGTGGTGCAGTTCATCGACAAGCTCGACCACTTCATCAAGCAACAACCGAACGTCAGTTACGGCTACTCGCTGGCCACCTACGTCAAGCGCATGAACCTGGTGCTCAACGACATGAACCCTGATTACCTGCGCGTGCCCAACGCCATGGAAAAGGTGACCTCAGTCAATGACGACGGGCAGGTCGAGCGTTTTGAAGTGCCGGGCAATTCGCTGATCGAGCAGCACGTGATGCTGTTCGAAAACGGTGGTGGCTCGGACCTGAACAATGTGCTCAACGCCGACTTCTCCAAGGCCTTGACGCTGTACACCATGACCTCGTCGGTCGCCAGTGATTATCAGGGCATGCTCGATCGCCTCGACGCCTGGCTGCTGGTGAACAAACCGGCCAACCTGGAGGTGACGCACGCCGGCACGCCGTTGATCTGGACCGGCGTACTGCAGGAGATTACCCAGGGCCAGGTCCTGAGCTTTTCCCTGGCGTTGCTGGTCGTCACGCTGATGATGATGTACTGGCTGAAGTCGGTACGGCTCGGCATCCTCGGCATGTTGACCTTGCTGACCACCTCGGTAACGGTCTACGGCTTCATGTTCCTGTTCAACATCGAACTGAACATCGGCACGACGCTGGTGACGTTCCTGGTGGTGGGCGTGGTCGATTACGCGGTGCACCTGCTGTCGCGCATCAAGTTGCTGGTGCAGCAGGGCATCGAAATCGATGCGGCCATCCTGCAGGCCATGCACAGCGTTGGCCGCTCGACGGTGATCAACGTGGTGATCTTCTCCGTGGGCTTCATGGCGCTGCTGTTTTCCGACTTCAAGCCGATTGTCGACCTGGGGGCGCTGGTGGCGATGGCACTGTTTTCCAGCGGCGTCATGACCATTGTCCTGGTGACGCTGGTGTCGCCGTGGTTCTTTGCGGCGATTGCGCCGGTTGCCCGACCTGCTCAAGGGCAACCTGTGGTCGGCGAGACAGTGGCGGGCTGAGCGCTGATACGCCGGGGCCGCTGGCCCTGATACGACAGGCGAACCCTGTCATGCGCCGCAACAGGGTTTTCAGTTCAGCGTAGCGCCCGGGTTTTTTTCCCCCTGCCGGGCGATGCGCTCGAACTGACATTCCTGTCGAGCTTCGTGCAGATTGTTTTCGAACGCTTCAAGACCATCGTACAACTGCTGCAAATCGCCGATCTGGGCCACCAGTTCGGCTTTTTTCTGGGCGATGGCATGCTCGGCCATGTCCCACGGGAATTCGTCGCCGCGGTAGTTGTTCAGGATCACCTGCAGCTCCTTGAGCTTGAAGCCCAATTGCTGGGCGCATTTGATGAACGTCAGCACTTCGACGCTCTCCTGGCTGTAGATACGGTATTTGCCTTCACGCTTGGGCTGCGGCAGCAGGCCGATTTCCTCGTAATGGCGAATGCTTTTGACTGTGGTGCCCGACAGCTGGGCGGCTTTGCCGATATACATAAAGATCCGTCTCGATGATCAAACAGGGCGTAGCGGGACCAGGTTTGAGGCCTGATCGGCGGGCGATTATAGGGTGAATAGCATCGGTAGGTTGCAACTCTGCGTAAATGACGCGCACAGCTGACGGACGGGCTCGGTGAGAGCCCGTGGAGGGACTGACGGCGTCGGCTGCGCCGTCAGGTGAACAGGTGCGGCTGGATCAGAACGCGGCGCTGGCCCGGGCCTTCTCCAGCCAGTTGTCGCGCTGGTCGGGTTTGGACCCGATCATGGGACCGAACGTCAGGGTCTTGATGGGCTTGATGCCACAGAACTCCAACGTGGTCTTGCGTACCTGGTGCAGTCCCGGCATGCCGTAGAACCATTTGTAGTACCAGTACGGCGTGTCCATGGTCACCAGCAAATGTGCCGTGCGGCCCTTGAGCAGTTTGTCCGGGAAGGCTTTGCCCTCGCGGTACTTGAAGGCAAATCCGGGCAGGAAGATGCGATCCAGGAAGCCCTTCATCAAGGCCGGAATTCCGCCCCACCAGATCGGATAAACGAAGGTCAGGTGCTCGGCCCAGGTGATGTCGGCCTGCGCCTGCAGCAGATCCGGCTCCAGTGGTTGAATCTTGTTGTAACCCTCGTGCAGGACCGGGTCGAAATCCAGCGCATCCAGGCGCATGAGACGCACGTCATGCCCGGCGTCTTTGGCCGCCTGAACGTAGGTATCGCTCAATGCTCCGCAAAAACTGTCGTTGGAGGGGTGACCCAGAATCACGAGCATTCGTTTGCTCATCGTGTGTACTCCTGAAAAGAAGCTCACAGCTTAGAGTCTGCCCCTAGCGGTAGAGTCAAGGCGTCAACGCATTCAGCAGGGCCTGGGCATAGGCTGGCAGTTGCGCGAAATTGCGCGCACAAAGATGCAGCGTGCGGTTGGCCCAGGCGTCGTCCAGCGGCACGCAGGTAAACGTGTCTGTCGAGGGCCAGCGCTCAACCGCTACCCGGGGCACAATCGCCAGTCCCACCCCGCGCGCGACCATGCGCATGAGGCCATCGAAACCGTCAGCGCGAATCCGGATCGCCATGCGCTGACCGACGTGCAGCGCCTGTTCCTCCAGATGAATCGCCAGCGCACTGTCGGTGCCCAGGGCCACGTAGTCATGGGCCAGGGTTTGCGCGAAGGTAAGCGAAAGGCTTGCGGCCAGCGGATGGCCGTGCGGCACGATCAGCACCAGCGGATCGGCGCGAAACACCACGGTCTGCAAATCGTGGGTATCGACCGCGTCGGACACGATTCCCAGATCGGCCGCGCCTTGCCGCAGGGCGTGGGTGATGCGGGCGCTGGGCAACTCTTGCAGATCAATGTCGAGGTTGGGATGGTCGCGCAGAAAGTCTGCCAGTACTTCCGGCAGGTATTCGGTGATGGCCGTGGTGTTGCACAACAGGCGTACTTGACCTTTGGCGCCCTGGGCGTAGTCAGCCAGATCCTGCTGCAGGCGTTCGGCCTGTTGCAGGAGGATTCGCGCGTGTTGCGCCAGTGCTTTGCCGGCGGGCGTCGGAGTCACGCCACGGCGCCCGCGTTGCAGGAAGTCAGTGCCCAGCGAGGCTTCCATGGCACGGATCCGCGCACTCGCGGCGGCGAGCGAAAGATGACTGCGGGCGGCGCCGGCGGTGATGTTGCCGGTGTCGATAATGTGCAGGTAGAGGCGCAGGTCGGTGAGGTCGAAGTGCATGGGCAGCCTCAAATTTTGTAGGGGCAGGACTGGCCCTATCGCGAGCAGGCTCACTCCTACATTGGATCGGTGGTGAACACAAACCTGTAGGAGTGAGCCTGCTCGCGATGAGGCCGGCCGCTTCAATGAATCATTCAGCCTCTTGCACTGGCAGAGGCAGTCTCAGTATATGGCAGATTTTCAACCCGCCACCCCAGGTGCACAGTAGCACCATGAACACACTCGCAGACTTCTATCAAAACCTCGGTATGGCCTTGTCTTTACTGGTCATGGTCACCTTCATCATGGCCGGCCTGATCAAGGGCGTGATCGGCCTTGGCCTGCCCACTGTCGCCATGGGCCTGCTCGGTCTGGCTATGGCACCGTCGCAGGCAGCAGCATTGCTGATCATTCCGGCAACGCTGACCAACCTCTGGCAACTGGCGTTCGGCGGGCACTTGAAAGGTCTGATCAAACGCCTGTGGTCGATGCTGCTGATGATTTTCCTCGGCACCGCAGTCGGCACGTTGGCGATCGGCATGGCAGGCGGGCATTGGGTGGTGCGCGGGCTGGGCGCGGCATTGCTGCTCTATGCGTTGAGCGGGTTGCTGCTGCCGACGCTGCACTTCCGCCCTCGGCATGAGTCGTGGCTCGGTCCAGTGTGCGGGGTGATCACCGGCATCATCACCTCGGCCACCGGCGTGTTCGTGATTCCGGCGGTGCCGTATCTGCAAGCGCTGGGCTTGAACCGTGATCAGTTGGTGCAGGCGCTGGGCCTGTCATTCACTGTTTCGACCCTGGCGCTGGCCGGCGGCCTGTTCTGGCGCGGTGCGCTGGGCGGTGGCGAGTTGAGTGCCTCGCTGCTGGCGCTGGTCCCGGCGATGCTGGGCATGTGGCTCGGCCAATGGTTGCGCCAGCGGATCAGCGCCGTGCTGTTCAAGCGGGTGTTTTTTCTCGGACTGGGCGCGCTCGGTGCCCATCTGCTGATCAGCGGTTAGCCGACGACGCGCTGAGCATGTCGATCCGACGGATATCGAAATCACGCTCCAGATACGCCATGCGGTTGTCGAAAAACTCCCGCATGTGCGGCAGGTTCGAGTGCACGTCCAGGTGCGCCTGGCTTTCCCAGATCTCGTAGAAGATGAACAGCGTCGGGTCTTCCTTGTCGCGCAGCATGTGGTACTCGATGCAGCCGGGTTCGGCGCGGCTCGGTTCGACGTAGGCGCGAAACAGCGCTTCGAAAGCCTCGGCTTTCTCCGGGCGGGTCTTGGCGTGCAGGATGAAACCGTGGCGTTCACTCATCAAAACAACTCCTCAAATGCAGATGGCCGAGAATGCTATTGCAACAATCGGCATTCGATTCGTGCTTTTTGATCAAATGTATTTTGCGCCGACGCGGCTTATTCCGCGCGAGATGGATCGTTAACCTGACGCCATTCCTGTTCCCATCTTTCTCCAGCCCAATGGCTGCGCGAGGCGTTCTCATGAAAAAAGTGTTGTTGCTCAATGGCGGCAAGAAATTCGCCCACTCCGACGGTCGTTACAACGCCACCCTGCACGAAACCGCGCTGAGCGTGCTCGATCGCGGCGGTGTGGATGTCAAAACCACCTCTATCGACGAGGGCTACGACGTCGCGGAAGAAGTCGCCAAATTCCTCTGGGCCGACGTGATCATTTATCAGATGCCGGGCTGGTGGATGGGCGCGCCGTGGACCGTGAAAAAGTACCTCGACGAAGTCTTCACCGAAGGCCACGGCAGTCTCTATGCCAGCGATGGCCGTACCCGTTCCGATGCGTCGCAGAAGTACGGCAGCGGCGGCCTGATCCAGGGCAAGCAATACATGTTGTCGCTGACCTGGAACGCGCCACAGCAAGCCTTCGATGACCCGACCGACTTCTTCGAAGCCAAGGGTGTCGACGCGGTGTATTTCCCGTTTCACAAGGCCAACGAGTTCCTTGGCATGAGCGGTTTGCCGACGTTCCTCTGTGTGGACGTGATGAAGCGTCCGGACATCGAGAACGATGTGGCGCGGTATGAGCAGCATCTGAAAGAGGTGTTTGGTCTCAAGGCTTGAGGTGATTTTATCTGGTGAGGGTTTTAACTGTGGTGAGGGGATAAATCCCCTCGCCACAGGGGTGTTCTCTCTCCACAATGGATTTGTGCAGTCGATCAATTAAGGGACGCCCGTGAAAGCCAGATCCGATGAGTTGCAGATTTTCGTCTGCGTGATCGAGTGCGGTTCGATTTCCGCCGCCGCCGAACAGGTCGGCCAGACCCCTTCGGCGGTCAGCCGCACGTTGTCACGGCTGGAAGCGAAGCTCGACACCACGCTGATCAACCGCACCACGCGGCGCATGGACCTGACCGAGGAGGGCAAGTATTTCTTCGAGCAGGCCAAGCTGATTCTCGATCAGATGGACGCCCTCGAAGAGCGTCTGTCGTCGCGCCAGCAAACCCCGTCCGGACGCCTGCGGATCAACGCCGCGTCACCCTTCATGCTGCACGCCATCGTGCCGTACATCGACGAGTTCCGCGGGCTGTACCCGGACATCCAGCTCGAACTCAACAGCAATGATCTGATCATCGACCTGCTGGAACAAAGCACCGACGTCGCCATCCGCATCGGCACCCTTGCCGATTCCACGCTGCATGCGCGGTCGCTGGGTTGCAGTCCGCTGCTGATCGTCGCCAGTCCGGCGTATCTGGAGAAGCACGGGGCGCCGCAGCAAGTCACGGAGCTGAGCGAACACACCCTCCTCGGTTTCACCCACAACGAAGGCCTCAACCAGTGGCCGCTGCGTTACGTGCACGGTGACCGCTGGCCGATCACCCCGGCGATCAGCGCCTCCAGCGGCGAGACTGTGCGCCATCTGGCGCTGGAAGGGCAGGGCATCGCCTG from Pseudomonas sp. P8_229 encodes:
- a CDS encoding putative quinol monooxygenase, coding for MSERHGFILHAKTRPEKAEAFEALFRAYVEPSRAEPGCIEYHMLRDKEDPTLFIFYEIWESQAHLDVHSNLPHMREFFDNRMAYLERDFDIRRIDMLSASSANR
- a CDS encoding NAD(P)H-dependent oxidoreductase, with protein sequence MKKVLLLNGGKKFAHSDGRYNATLHETALSVLDRGGVDVKTTSIDEGYDVAEEVAKFLWADVIIYQMPGWWMGAPWTVKKYLDEVFTEGHGSLYASDGRTRSDASQKYGSGGLIQGKQYMLSLTWNAPQQAFDDPTDFFEAKGVDAVYFPFHKANEFLGMSGLPTFLCVDVMKRPDIENDVARYEQHLKEVFGLKA
- a CDS encoding LysR family transcriptional regulator; its protein translation is MKARSDELQIFVCVIECGSISAAAEQVGQTPSAVSRTLSRLEAKLDTTLINRTTRRMDLTEEGKYFFEQAKLILDQMDALEERLSSRQQTPSGRLRINAASPFMLHAIVPYIDEFRGLYPDIQLELNSNDLIIDLLEQSTDVAIRIGTLADSTLHARSLGCSPLLIVASPAYLEKHGAPQQVTELSEHTLLGFTHNEGLNQWPLRYVHGDRWPITPAISASSGETVRHLALEGQGIACLSHFMTIDDIRAGRLKVLLAEFNSGYRQPINAVYYRNSQLALRIQCFLDFIQSKLAAYASADFKG
- a CDS encoding sulfite exporter TauE/SafE family protein translates to MNTLADFYQNLGMALSLLVMVTFIMAGLIKGVIGLGLPTVAMGLLGLAMAPSQAAALLIIPATLTNLWQLAFGGHLKGLIKRLWSMLLMIFLGTAVGTLAIGMAGGHWVVRGLGAALLLYALSGLLLPTLHFRPRHESWLGPVCGVITGIITSATGVFVIPAVPYLQALGLNRDQLVQALGLSFTVSTLALAGGLFWRGALGGGELSASLLALVPAMLGMWLGQWLRQRISAVLFKRVFFLGLGALGAHLLISG